The Portunus trituberculatus isolate SZX2019 chromosome 50, ASM1759143v1, whole genome shotgun sequence genome includes the window gaggttgctaaatgaatgtaaggatcaattgttgaaccccgtatttgatattgtggaaacctccatacgaacaggattagtcccaaaagagtggaaaagagctgacattgtgcctatatataagaatggtagtagaatggaaccgctaaattatagaccagtatcgttgactagtatattgtgcaaggtatgtgaagaagtaattaaagctaagtggagtgagtatctagaaagtgaaaacattctgagtgaaagacagtttggtttcagaaaaggaagatcgtgtatccaatttattatgtttttattcaagagtgactgacatactacaacatagagagggatgggtggatgctatctacctggacttgagaaaggcctttgataaagtaccacacaatagactgatgtggaaactaaagaagattggaggagtaaatgataaactagcaaaatggatggaaaattacttagtgggaagagaaatgagaacagtggtgagaggaaggaagtccgagtggaagaaggtaaccagtggagttccacaagggtcagtgcttggtcccatcatgtttttgatttatgttaatgatatgccagtaggaattgacagttacatgaacatgtttatggacgatactaaaattatgaggagagtaaagaatgtggaagattgtaacaagttacaggaagatcttgataaaatatatgagtggagtaaggagtggcagatggaatttaatatagacaagacccatgttatgaaaatgggaagaagtagatacagaccaaactgggattacaggctgggtgatgagaaaattaaagagaccaatgaggagaaagacttaggagtaactgcaaaacactttgtcaccggagaaacacattaacaagatttttggaaaacatataacatgcttcaaaatattggccttgcattccactacctagatgaaggaatgatgaagaagatattatgtaccttaataagaccccagttagaatatgcagcttgtgtctggtcaccgcatatgaagaaaaatgtgaagaaggtagaaagggtacagaggctggcaacaaggatggtaccaggactcagggagttagactatgaggaaagactgaggaagctggggctgaccacattagaagagagaagaacaagaggagacatgataactatgtataaattggtgaacaagattgacatactggacagagagttgataaaggtgaccacaagtaatcatctccgaggacatggaaaaaagctaataaaagacatctgtctaaatgacgtgagaaaatacagtttcctgcatcgtagcattgataagtggaataaactgaacagtgatgtcgttgatgcggtgtgtgtcaatcagatgaaagagagatatgacaggaatggacaaggagacaggacacagagagcttagctcgggccctgtaatacacaaataggtaaatacacacacacacacaatctgatTTAGTTACTTTTCTCAACAAAAACATGATTCCAAAGACTAATTTTGTCAGGGTACCCATGATGGCAGTCACAGCTGGAGTTGTTATCGCTTGGAAGACTACCCAACATCTACTCCTGAAACAAGGCTATGGCAAGGTAAGAAttatattccttattttttataattttataattactactgttcttttttttcctctcacattcaGGATAAATGCTATAATATTTCATATAACAACCTAACACATATTTAGCAACTTCACAGTCTATAGTATATGGACAAAGTTTGAACAATTGTGAACACAAATAGCATAATTTTTTCTACTTGTCAGGGTGGTCACATCATGGAGCGGTGGAATCTGATTCGGGTCGCCCAAAGGAAGAAGCTGGTGTACTCAGTGCGGGGAGCGATGTAAGTAGCTTACAGTCTTTGTCACTCTGCATGTACATgtaatacacttttttttttttttttctccctgtgGGTAACTTGAATAGtattggaagtgctgttaatcttcctcccattagtggcacaggcaattttatttatagtggtacccacataagggcccatatcaccacccaagcacatctttggtgtaaaggttatcatggtgacatgtaggtaactttaaaccacttgacaaatggctcTGTTTCAAGGTGGAAATCTGCCTGATCTCACGCTCACCATGTTAttcactatgccaccgcctcccttattAATATATTGTATTCAATAGCAGAATTGCATATCTTGTGAGAAGTGGATGTTTATTTCTGTACTATTTTATGCAGGTATTGATAGTTGTTTAACGCTGGCAGTGTATTTTGATGAGTATTAGTAATTAACCTATTTTACTTTGACATAGGTTTGCCTGAGCTTTGTTAGTATAGCGACccccctaccctctctctctctctctctctctctctctctctctctctctctctctctctctctctctctctctctctatatatatatatatatatatatatatatatatatatatatatatatatataaaagaaaggataTAATGTCAGCCCTTTAACTGTTTCCAGCTATGCCCCAACCCGAAGCACGCCACAAAGACCCAGCCACCCTCCTACCTATAAAATGGTGGGTTATGAAAGTGAGTTTGACTCTGAAACTTACTTTGATAGTGATCTGGAGAGTGATGGTCAGTACCGAAGAAGCTTAACGCCTTGGCAGGAGGTGGAAGACCCGCATAAGAGGGAGCGTCGCAATATTTACACCAGAAAGGCATGGTTCAGAGATGTgcctgtggtgtggtgggagtTAATACCATGCACTCAACAGAAATTATAGCTGTACAGTTATTATGTGCACTATTTCTCTCAATTTAAGGTAGGAGATAAATAATTTGAGCTATTGTTGTATCACCCAGATCTGCTGAATGATTCTTGTACCTTATGAAATTATAGATTGATACTGTAATGttgtatatatgtacgtatatatatacagtacagtGGTGCCTTGCAATAATGGACACTTAGGGGATGAAGGGTTGTCCACTTCATACTAAATTACCCTCagttaaaagaatgaagaaatgaaattgtAGACCTCCAAAGACtggtaaatgaagacaaaaatcaagTGACTGGATAGTCTGTTTTTGTTGTCTGTACTTTGTCAacccaggctctctctctctctctctctctctctctctctctctctctctctctctctctctctgtgtgtgtgtgtgtgtgtgtgtgtgtgtggcagtatcATTATCCTCGCTTGTCCAACAACATCAAAACAGAAATGCATAACTAGCAATTCACACCAGCAGACTTCAGGTCCAACCAGCCCATGATCTCACAACCAATCAGTCATGGTTCTCCTCATTACAAGTATATTGTAAATTGTAGAACAACAAAAGTTAAATTGGTATCTAACATACAGGAATAGATAAACACAGacctttttggcttgtttattgtgtcatatatatattcatccatGCGACCACATGGAAActttataggaaaaaaaatgccattACAGTCCCTCAAAAATTGGTTAGCATCTGACTTGTATGTTATTGCGAGGCACCATTGTACTTACAAGGAAACACTGATGTAGAGACAAAAGCCTGAGTGAAAAGATCTTCAGCATTTTGCACATTTCTTTAATAAAACAATaggtactgcacacacacaagaagtagTGTcggcaacgagtgtgcatagttgtaaagaaaaattggataagtgtagatatggagacggggccacacgagcatccaggccctgtaaaactacaactaggtaaatgcacacacagtCTGTGTATTTGGGAGTGTGTGGCAGTGTCTGGGAGAGTGTGGCAGTATCTGGAATGGTGTAGCAGTATGTGGAAGGTTGGCAGTGTCTGGgagggtgtggcagtgtttgaaaCAG containing:
- the LOC123499558 gene encoding uncharacterized protein LOC123499558 isoform X2; protein product: MTTDSEDADSFDQLRTLCLSCRHRNHSSSSSECSCESCISHSDDSFFEGDEGPPGGENTVQRRLYMWLENAKLNWGFLVLGLLLVSMAFTITIFAVAETSSNIQVSHHTLYWMVPMMAVTAGVVIAWKTTQHLLLKQGYGKGGHIMERWNLIRVAQRKKLVYSVRGAIYAPTRSTPQRPSHPPTYKMVGYESEFDSETYFDSDLESDGQYRRSLTPWQEVEDPHKRERRNIYTRKAWFRDVPVVWWELIPCTQQKL